In Anomalospiza imberbis isolate Cuckoo-Finch-1a 21T00152 unplaced genomic scaffold, ASM3175350v1 scaffold_46, whole genome shotgun sequence, a single genomic region encodes these proteins:
- the LOC137466878 gene encoding olfactory receptor 14I1-like, which translates to MSNSSSISHFLLLALADTRQLQLLHFCLFLGITLAALLGNGLIISAVACGHHLHTPMFFFLLNLALSDLGSICTTVPKAMHNSLWDTSTISYSGCAAQLFFFMLFLGAEYFLLTIMCYDRYVSICKPLHYGTLLGSRACAHMAAAAWASAFLNALLHTANTFSLPLCHGNALGQFFCEIPQILKLSCSNSYLRKFGLIAVSACLVFGCFVFIVFSYVQIFRAVLRIPSEQGRHKAFSTCLPHLAVVSLFLSTIMFAHLKPPSISSPSLDLSVSVLYSVVPPALNPLIYSLRNQELKAAVWTLMTGWFSGTLNCWPIPPNDL; encoded by the coding sequence atgtccaacagcagctccatcagccacttcctcctgctggcactggcagacacgcggcagctgcagctcctgcacttctgcctcttcctgggcatcaccctggctgccctcctgggcaacggcctcatcatcagcgccgtagcctgcggccaccacctgcacacgcccatgttcttcttcttgctcaacctggccctcagcgacctgggctccatctgcaccactgtccccaaagccatgcacaattccctctgggacaccagcaccatctcctactcaggatgtgctgctcagctctttttctttatgCTCTTCCTTGGAGCAGAGTatttcctcctgaccatcatgtgctacgaccgctacgtgtccatctgcaaacccctgcactatgggaccctcctgggcagcagagcttgtgcccacatggcagcagctgcctgggccagtgcctttctcaatgcactgctgcacacggccaatacattttccctgcccctgtgccatggcaatgccctgggccagttcttctgtgaaatcccccagatccttaAACTCTCCTGCTCAAATTCCTACCTCAGGAAATttgggctcattgctgttagtgcctgtttggtatttggttgttttgtgttcattgttttctcctatgtgcagatcttcagggccgtgctgaggatcccctctgagcagggacggcacaaagccttttccacctgcctccctcacctggccgtggtctccttgttcctcagcactattatgtttgctcacctgaagcccccctccatctcctccccatccctggatctgtcagtgtcagttctgtactcggtggtgcctccagccctgaaccccctcatctacagcctgaggaaccaggagctcaaggctgcagtgtggacactgatgactggatggttttcaggaacattaaactgctggccaattccTCCAAATGACTTGTAA